Proteins co-encoded in one Firmicutes bacterium CAG:345 genomic window:
- a CDS encoding unknown (no significant homology to UniProt), whose product MMLYKEFNKLSLILKLILLIIPGVNWVTEVVVRWSAALNKKDIVNLILAIAVTIGGIVFGWIDFIWVILTGHLTFAD is encoded by the coding sequence ATGATGCTTTATAAAGAATTTAATAAACTTAGTCTTATTCTTAAGCTCATTCTTTTAATCATTCCTGGTGTTAACTGGGTCACCGAAGTTGTAGTTCGTTGGAGCGCAGCATTAAATAAGAAAGATATTGTCAATCTTATTTTAGCTATTGCTGTTACAATCGGTGGTATTGTCTTTGGTTGGATTGATTTTATTTGGGTAATCCTTACTGGACACTTAACTTTTGCTGATTAA
- a CDS encoding glutamine synthetase (product inferred by homology to UniProt) has translation MEILNSLIRENNISFLRISIVDILGEKRSIEFPASALKDIYNNLVKCDGSSLCGIGTADNSDRVICLDENSHYFISDNTLEIFGFLQEENEETTVFDPREILNKQIKILNSKGYFLNVGIEPEFYIVDEETLDPIDDGTYFSIRQDQKSTYLRKICVENLLKRNFNVSSFHHEVGPGQNEINYLFSDPMSIADTFYIYKETIKETALKNKCIATFLPKPFKGLPGSGMHINCSIWNFKKNNMFYDETNEHHFSDFGINFTNGILRHIKALTALSATIDNSYLRLHSGLESPSGIFYSFNDREAAIRIPSAKQSRTRIELRFVDSTAQLYLLLAGIISAGIDGLEHPLRKGDENDILPKGLLESLKYLEEDEILNNCFGRKIIQKYIYEKKKEKIVPFRKLVMDY, from the coding sequence ATGGAAATATTAAATTCGTTAATTCGGGAAAACAATATTAGTTTTTTGCGAATTTCTATTGTTGATATATTAGGAGAAAAAAGATCTATAGAATTTCCTGCATCAGCTTTAAAAGATATTTATAATAATCTTGTTAAATGTGACGGATCATCTTTATGTGGAATTGGAACAGCTGATAATTCTGATAGAGTAATTTGTCTCGATGAAAATTCTCATTATTTCATTTCTGATAATACATTGGAAATATTTGGTTTTTTGCAAGAAGAAAATGAAGAAACAACAGTTTTTGATCCACGTGAAATATTAAATAAACAAATTAAAATATTAAATTCTAAAGGATATTTTTTGAATGTCGGAATAGAGCCAGAATTTTATATTGTCGATGAAGAGACTCTTGATCCTATTGATGATGGAACTTATTTTTCCATACGTCAGGATCAAAAATCAACATATTTAAGAAAAATATGTGTCGAAAACCTTTTAAAAAGAAATTTTAATGTTTCATCTTTCCACCATGAAGTTGGACCTGGTCAAAACGAAATTAATTATCTTTTTTCTGATCCTATGAGTATAGCTGATACATTTTATATTTATAAAGAGACAATAAAAGAAACAGCACTAAAAAATAAATGTATTGCTACTTTTTTGCCTAAACCATTTAAGGGACTTCCCGGATCTGGAATGCATATAAATTGTTCGATTTGGAATTTCAAAAAAAACAATATGTTTTATGATGAAACTAATGAACATCATTTTTCTGATTTTGGTATAAATTTTACAAATGGAATCTTAAGACATATCAAAGCATTAACTGCGTTGAGTGCGACAATAGATAATTCATATTTGAGATTGCATAGTGGTTTAGAGTCTCCTAGTGGTATTTTTTATTCTTTTAATGATAGAGAAGCTGCGATACGTATTCCTAGTGCCAAACAGTCGCGAACAAGAATTGAGCTGCGTTTTGTTGATAGTACAGCACAATTATATCTTTTATTAGCTGGAATTATTTCCGCCGGTATTGATGGCTTAGAGCATCCTTTAAGAAAAGGAGACGAAAATGATATTTTACCTAAAGGTCTTTTAGAGTCTTTAAAGTATTTAGAAGAAGATGAAATATTAAATAACTGTTTTGGAAGAAAAATAATTCAAAAATATATATATGAAAAAAAGAAAGAAAAAATAGTGCCTTTCAGAAAATTAGTTATGGATTATTAA
- a CDS encoding substrate-specific component ThiT of thiamin ECF transporter (product inferred by homology to UniProt), whose protein sequence is MDTENLQSELEEKKIVKHPNSKSVDGYKVRRQIRKLSMSALFVALSFVLSFLTYGLPKMPQGGSISLEGLGIVISGLYLGPVYGFVVGACYSLINLMMDGVVYHWASVFLDYIIPFAGIGLMGGLFSKLYYKNKPWSFFVAAILGFVIKYLSSSISGAFLFGEYAPDNMQPFYYSFVYYNLPYNAISLAAVLVIGGALYIPLQKMTKQVQLIIG, encoded by the coding sequence ATGGATACAGAGAATTTGCAAAGTGAATTAGAAGAAAAAAAGATTGTTAAGCATCCTAATTCAAAAAGTGTTGATGGTTACAAAGTTAGACGACAAATTAGAAAATTATCAATGTCTGCTTTATTTGTGGCATTAAGTTTTGTACTATCTTTTTTAACTTATGGGTTACCAAAAATGCCACAGGGTGGTTCTATCTCACTTGAAGGGCTAGGAATAGTTATTTCTGGACTTTATTTAGGACCTGTTTATGGTTTTGTTGTAGGTGCTTGTTATAGTTTAATCAATCTTATGATGGATGGTGTTGTTTATCATTGGGCATCTGTATTTCTTGATTATATTATTCCTTTTGCTGGTATAGGATTAATGGGTGGTTTATTTTCAAAGTTATATTATAAGAATAAACCTTGGTCATTCTTCGTTGCTGCAATTCTTGGATTTGTAATTAAATATCTATCATCTTCTATTTCTGGTGCTTTTCTTTTTGGAGAATATGCTCCTGATAATATGCAACCATTCTATTATTCTTTTGTATATTATAACCTTCCATATAATGCAATTAGTTTAGCCGCTGTATTAGTTATTGGTGGAGCTTTATATATTCCATTACAAAAAATGACGAAGCAAGTTCAATTAATTATAGGTTAA
- a CDS encoding ribose 5-phosphate isomerase B (product inferred by homology to UniProt), with amino-acid sequence MKIAIGSDHGGFEDKEIVKKHLEEKGYEVIDCGTFSKESCNYPTYALNTAEKVKNKEADKGILICNSGEGVAISANKVKGIRCGIGYNNDVAHLVVEHNNCNMIAFGAHFFSVEQIMEMVDIFLSSKFEGGRHEIRVNIISDYEDKHGL; translated from the coding sequence ATGAAAATTGCAATAGGAAGTGATCATGGTGGGTTTGAAGATAAAGAAATAGTAAAAAAACACTTGGAAGAAAAGGGATATGAAGTAATTGATTGTGGTACTTTTTCTAAAGAAAGTTGTAATTATCCTACTTATGCATTAAATACTGCTGAAAAAGTAAAAAATAAAGAAGCTGATAAAGGTATTCTAATTTGTAATTCTGGTGAAGGTGTAGCTATATCCGCAAATAAAGTTAAAGGAATTCGTTGTGGAATAGGCTATAATAACGATGTTGCTCATTTGGTGGTCGAACATAATAATTGCAATATGATTGCTTTTGGCGCACATTTTTTTAGTGTTGAACAAATAATGGAAATGGTTGATATTTTCTTGTCTTCAAAATTTGAAGGAGGAAGACATGAAATAAGAGTTAATATTATTTCTGATTACGAAGATAAGCACGGATTATAA
- a CDS encoding putative uncharacterized protein (product inferred by homology to UniProt), producing the protein MKIINFDDELAVEILKRGDVLAFPTETVFGLGVRYDKIGSFNKLVSIKRRPPDKPFTLMVGNKKMIYKFADVDKKAKKVIEKFMPGPITVLLKPKKDLYAHVTLNSGKIGVRVPGLENLCNLINKVKVPLLVPSANKSGEPPAHTTEEIIDIFDGEIEATVLGHIEVGSKPSTIVDLSEEGKITLVRQGELSFDKIKEVYNS; encoded by the coding sequence ATGAAAATAATTAATTTTGATGATGAATTGGCGGTAGAAATATTAAAAAGAGGCGATGTTCTAGCTTTTCCTACTGAGACAGTATTTGGTTTAGGAGTAAGATATGATAAAATTGGCTCCTTTAATAAATTGGTATCAATAAAAAGAAGACCACCAGATAAACCTTTTACTTTAATGGTTGGAAATAAAAAGATGATATATAAGTTTGCTGATGTTGATAAAAAGGCAAAAAAAGTTATTGAAAAATTTATGCCCGGTCCTATTACAGTTTTATTAAAGCCTAAAAAGGATTTATATGCACATGTAACTCTTAATTCTGGTAAAATTGGTGTTCGTGTGCCAGGATTAGAAAATTTATGCAATTTGATAAATAAAGTTAAAGTTCCTCTTTTGGTTCCAAGCGCTAATAAATCTGGGGAACCTCCTGCTCATACAACAGAAGAAATAATTGATATTTTTGATGGTGAAATAGAAGCAACTGTTTTAGGTCATATTGAAGTTGGTTCAAAGCCATCGACTATTGTAGACTTATCTGAAGAAGGAAAAATTACTCTTGTTAGACAGGGGGAATTAAGTTTCGATAAAATTAAGGAGGTATATAATTCATGA
- a CDS encoding unknown (no significant homology to UniProt) encodes MKKILSLGLLTLIFSLGANNVNAVPFNYKYEIRTNSLSYNDQLMGYSYKKIFIEIYEKICLLLPENYHDEAIRKNIDKFKINKEIKCELKNGTLYFIIENGLGISIKGNFRKSLCDEENIDTRFFFYDIFE; translated from the coding sequence ATGAAAAAAATATTATCACTTGGTTTATTGACGTTAATTTTTTCTTTAGGAGCTAACAATGTTAATGCTGTGCCTTTTAATTACAAATATGAAATAAGAACAAATTCATTATCTTATAATGATCAATTAATGGGGTATTCCTATAAGAAAATCTTCATTGAGATATATGAAAAAATTTGTCTATTACTTCCTGAAAACTATCATGACGAAGCTATTAGAAAAAATATAGATAAATTTAAAATAAATAAAGAAATAAAATGTGAACTAAAAAATGGAACTCTATATTTTATTATCGAAAATGGATTAGGAATTTCAATAAAAGGAAATTTTAGAAAAAGTTTATGCGATGAAGAGAATATAGATACGCGTTTCTTTTTCTATGATATTTTTGAATAA
- a CDS encoding putative uncharacterized protein (product inferred by homology to UniProt), whose protein sequence is MINILLNTLNIVLILIAVILVSFGLIVLFIYLHIKSNINSKQIIMNNKLDSIYLVLNEKYRLIKEKVILITDIDKNEKMLEELKEVDDNLNKIANNQIQVEDSISLIQYITIELRKIDGDANNYSKNLLIEDLNKIEKINMQIAENEEYIQSTRRIFNSNAFSFNHYISIIPNNFVAKSMKIKSYEYFHLEDITAEYNSIKFD, encoded by the coding sequence ATGATAAATATATTGTTAAATACTTTGAATATAGTATTGATTTTAATCGCTGTTATTTTAGTTTCTTTTGGATTAATAGTTTTATTTATCTATTTGCATATTAAAAGTAATATAAATAGTAAACAAATTATTATGAATAATAAATTAGATTCTATTTATTTAGTATTAAATGAAAAATATAGGTTAATAAAAGAAAAAGTAATTTTAATAACCGATATTGATAAAAATGAAAAAATGCTTGAAGAACTAAAAGAAGTAGATGATAATTTAAATAAAATTGCTAATAATCAAATTCAAGTCGAAGATTCAATTTCTTTGATTCAGTATATAACTATCGAGTTAAGAAAAATTGATGGCGATGCAAATAATTATTCTAAAAATTTATTGATCGAAGATTTAAATAAGATTGAAAAAATTAATATGCAAATTGCAGAAAATGAAGAATATATTCAATCTACAAGAAGAATTTTTAATTCGAATGCTTTCAGTTTTAATCATTATATTTCTATTATTCCTAATAATTTTGTAGCAAAAAGTATGAAAATTAAATCTTATGAATATTTTCATTTAGAGGATATAACAGCTGAATATAATTCAATTAAATTTGATTAA